A region from the Lemur catta isolate mLemCat1 chromosome 7, mLemCat1.pri, whole genome shotgun sequence genome encodes:
- the TMEM179B gene encoding transmembrane protein 179B translates to MALPWLQRVELVLFAAAFLCGAVAAAALTRTQGSFRGSCPLYGVAALNGSSLALSHPSAPSLCYFVAGASGLLALYCLLLLLFWVYSSCIEDSHRGPVGLRIALVISAIAIFLVLVSACILRFGTSSLCNSIVSLNNTISCSEAQKIPWTPPGTALQFYSNLHNAETSSWVNLVLWCVVLVLQVMQWKSEATPYRPLERGDPEWSSETDALLGPRLSHS, encoded by the exons ATGGCGCTGCCCTGGCTGCAGCGCGTCGAGCTCGTGCTCTTTGCTGCCGCCTTCTTATGCGGGGCTGTGGCGGCCGCGGCGCTGACCCGGACCCAG GGTTCCTTCAGGGGTAGCTGTCCACTATATGGTGTGGCTGCCCTGAATGGCTCCTCCCTGGCCTTATCCCACCCGTCGGCCCCATCCCTCTGCTACTTTGTAGCTGGGGCCTCTGGTCTCCTGGCCCTCTACTGCCTCCTGCTTCTGCTCTTCTGGGTCTACAGCAGCTGCATCGAGGACTCCCACAG AGGTCCAGTAGGGCTCCGCATTGCACTGGTCATCTCAGCTATAGCCATCTTCCTGGTCTTAGTGTCTGCCTGTATCCTTCGATTTGGCACCAGTTCCCTCTGCAACTCCATCGTCTCCCTGAACAATACAATTAG CTGCTCTGAAGCCCAGAAAATTCCATGGACACCACCTGGAACAGCTCTGCAATTTTACTCCAACCTACACAATGCTGAA ACCTCTTCTTGGGTGAATTTGGTACTGTGGTGTGTGGTCTTGGTGCTCCAGGTCATGCAATGGAAGTCTGAAGCTACCCCATACCGGCCTCTGGAGAGGGGGGACCCTGAGTGGAGCTCTGAGACAGATGCTCTCCTTGGGCCACGCCTTTCCCATTCCTGA
- the TAF6L gene encoding TAF6-like RNA polymerase II p300/CBP-associated factor-associated factor 65 kDa subunit 6L isoform X2 has translation MKHTKRRKLTVEDFNRALRWSSVEAVCGYGSQEALPLRPAREGELYFPEDREVNLVELALATNIPKGCAETAVRVHVSYLDGKGNLAPQGSVPSAVSSLTDDLLKYYQQVTRAVLGDDPQLMKVALQDLQTNSKIAALLPYFVYVVSGVKSVSHDLEQLHRLLQVARSLVRNPHLCLGPYVRSLVGSVLYCVLEPLAASINPLNDHWTLRDGAALLLSHIFWTHGDLVSGLYQQILLSLQKVLADPVRPLCSHYGAVVGLHALGWKAVERVLYPHLSTYWTNLQAVLDDYSVSNAQVKADGHKVYGAILVAVERLLKMKAQAAEPNRSSQSGSGCRRPDDLPWDSLLLQESSSGGGAEPGFGSGLPLPSGAAGPEDPSPSVTLADIYRELYAFFGDSLATRFGTGQPAPTAPRPPGDKKEPAAAPDSVRKMPQLTASAMVSPHGDESPRGGGGGPPSASAPAASESRPLPRVHRARGAPRQQGPGAGTRDVFQKSRFAPRGTPHFRFIIAGRQAGRRCRGRLFQTAFPAPYGPSPASRYVQKLPMIGRTGRPARRWALSDYSLYLPL, from the exons ATGAAGCACACCAAACGGCGGAAGCTGACAGTTGAGGACTTCAACAGAGCCCTCAGATGGAGCAGTGTGGAG GCTGTGTGTGGTTATGGATCCCAGGAGGCACTGCCCCTGCGCCCTGCCAGGGAGGGTGAGCTCTACTTTCCTGAGGACCGAGAGGTGAACCTGGTGGAGCTGGCTCTGGCCACCAACATCCCCAAAGGCTGTGCTGAGACGGCTGTCAGAG TTCACGTCTCCTACTTGGATGGCAAAGGGAACCTGGCACCTCAAGGATCAG TGCCCAGCGCCGTGTCCTCCCTGACGGATGACCTTCTCAAGTACTATCAGCAGGTGACTCGGGCTGTGCTAGGGGATGATCCCCAGCTGATGAAG GTCGCTCTCCAGGACTTGCAGACGAACTCCAAGATTGCAGCGCTCCTGCCTTACTTTGTTTATGTGGTCAGTGGG GTAAAATCTGTAAGCCATGACCTGGAGCAGCTGCACCGGCTTCTGCAGGTGGCACGGAGCCTGGTTCGGAATCCACACCTCTGCCTGGGACCCTACGTCCGCTCCCTGGTGGGCAGTGTCCTCTACTGTGTCCTGGAGCCACTGGCTGCCTCCATCAACCCCCTGAATGACCACTGGACTCTGCGGGATGGGGCTGCCCTCCTGCTCAGCCACATATTCTG GACTCATGGAGACCTTGTAAGTGGCCTCTATCAGCAGATCCTGCTCTCCCTGCAGAAGGTCCTGGCAGACCCTGTGCGGCCTCTGTGCTCTCACTATGGAGCTGTGGTGGGGCTACATGCTCTTGGCTGGAAG GCAGTAGAACGAGTCCTGTACCCACACCTGTCCACTTACTGGACAAACCTGCAGGCTGTGCTGGATGATTATTCAGTATCTAATGCCCAGGTCAAAGCAGATGGGCACAAAGTCTATGGAGCCATTCTG GTGGCCGTAGAGCGACTGCTGAAGATGAAGGCTCAGGCAGCAGAGCCCAACCGGAGTAGCCAAAGCGGCAGTGGGTGCCGGCGTCCTGACGACCTGCCTTGGGACAGCCTTCTCCTGCAAGAGTCTTCCTCCGGGGGCGGTGCAGAGCCAGGCTTTGGGTCTGGACTCCCGCTGCCATCAGGGGCCGCGGGGCCGGAGGACCCTTCTCCTTCAGTGACCCTGGCGGACATCTACCGGGAGCTGTACGCTTTCTTCGGTGACAGTCTGGCAACTCGCTTCGGCACAGGCCAGCCCGCGCCCACGGCCCCGCGGCCGCCCGGGGACAAGAAGGAGCCGGCGGCCGCCCCGGACTCGGTGCGGAAGATGCCCCAGCTGACCGCCAGCGCCATGGTCAGCCCGCACGGCGACGAGAGCCCtcgaggaggcggcggcggcccgcCGTCGGCTTCCGCGCCCGCCGCCTCTGAAAGCAGGCCGCTGCCGCGTGTGCACCGGGCGCGGGGGGCGCCCCGGCAGCAGGGTCCCGGCGCCGGCACCCGCGACGTCTTCCAGAAGAGCCGCTTCGCCCCGCGCGGCACCCCCCATTTCCGGTTTATCATCGCTGGGCGGCAGGCCGGGAGGCGCTGCCGCGGGCGCCTTTTCCAGACTGCCTTCCCCGCGCCGTACGGGCCCAGCCCGGCCTCCCGCTACGTGCAGAAGCTGCCCATGATTGGCCGCAccggccgccccgcccgccgctGGGCGCTCTCGGACTACTCGCTGTACCTGCCGCTCTGA
- the NXF1 gene encoding nuclear RNA export factor 1: MADEGKSYNEHDDRVSFPQRRKKGRGPFRWKYGEGNRRSGRGGSGIRSSRLEEDDGDVAMSDAQDGPRVRYNPYAARPNRRGDTWHDRDRIHVTVRRDRAPPERGGAGTSQDGTSKNWFKITIPYGRKYDKSWLLSMIQSKCSVPFTPIEFHYENTRAQFFVEDASTASALKAVNYKILDRENRRISVIINSSPPPHTVQNELKPEQVEQLKLIMSKRYDGSQQALDLKGLRSDPDLVAQNIDVVLNRRSCMAATLRIIEENIPELLSLNLSNNRLYKLDDMSSIVQKAPNLKILNLSGNELKSERELDKVKGLKLEELWLDGNPLCDTFRDQSTYISAIRERFPKLLRLDGHELPPPIAFDVEAPTMLPPCKGSYFGTENLKSLVLHFLQQYYAIYDSGDRQGLLDAYHDGACCSLSIPFIPQNPARSNLAEYFKDSRNVKKLKDPTLRFRLLKHTRLNVVAFLNELPKTQHDVNSFVVDISAQTSTLLCFSVNGVFKEVDGKSRDSLRAFTRTFIAVPASNSGLCIVNDELFVRNASSEEIQRAFAMPAPTPSSSPVPTLSPEQQEMLQAFSTQSGMNLEWSQKCLQDNNWDYTRSAQVFTHLKAKGEIPEVAFMK; encoded by the exons ATGGCGGACGAGGGGAAGTCGTACAACG AGCATGATGACCGTGTTAGTTTCCctcaaagaaggaagaaaggccGGGGTCCTTTCCGGTGGAAATATGGTGAGGGGAATCGTCGATCTGGAAGAGGTGGTTCTGGTATTCGGTCTTCCCGCCTTGAGGAAGATGATGGAGATGTAGCAATGAGTGATGCGCAGGATGGTCCCCGAGTACGATA CAACCCCTATGCCGCCCGACCTAACCGTAGAGGTGATACTTGGCATGATCGAGATCGCATTCATGTTACTGTGCGGAGAGACAGAGCTCCTCcagagagaggaggggctggcacGAGCCAGGATGGGACCTCAAAGAACtggttcaagattaca atTCCTTATGGCAGAAAGTATGACAAGTCATGGCTCCTGAGCATGATTCAGAGCAAGTGCAGTGTCCCCTTCACCCCCATTGAG TTTCACTATGAGAACACACGGGCCCAGTTCTTTGTTGAGGATGCCAGCACTGCCTCTGCATTGAAGGCTGTCAACTACAAGATTCTGGATCGGGAGAATCGAAGG ATATCTGTCATCATCAACTCCTCTCCCCCGCCCCACACTGTACAGAACGAACTGAAGCCAGAACAAGTAGAGCAGCTAAAG TTGATCATGAGCAAACGATATGATGGCTCCCAACAAGCACTTGACCTCAAGGGCCTCCGTTCAGACCCAG ATTTGGTGGCCCAGAACATCGACGTTGTCCTGAATCGTAGGAGCTGTATGGCAGCTACCCTGCGGATCATTGAAGAGAACATCCCTGAG CTATTGTCCTTGAACTTGAGCAACAACAGGCTATACAAGCTAGATGATATGTCCAGTATTGTGCAGAAGGCACCCAACCTAAAGATCCTAAACCTCTCTGGAAACGAA TTGAAGTCTGAGCGGGAGCTGGACAAGGTAAAAGGGCTGAAGCTAGAAGAGCTGTGGCTCGACGGAAACCCCCTGTGTGATACCTTTCGAGACCAGTCGACCTACATCAG CGCCATTCGAGAACGATTTCCCAAGTTATTACGCCTG GATGGGCATGAGTTACCCCCACCAATTGCCTTTGACGTTGAAGCCCCCACGATGTTACCACCCTGCAAG GGAAGCTATTTTGGAACAGAGAACCTAAAGAGTCTGGTCCTGCACTTCCTACAGCA GTACTATGCAATTTATGACTCTGGAGACCGGCAGGGGCTCCTGGATGCCTACCATGATGGGGCCTGCTGTTCCCTCAGCATCCCTTTCATACCCCAGAATCCTGCCCG AAGCAACTTGGCCGAGTACTTCAAGGACAGCAGAAATGTGAAGAAGCTTAAAGACCCTA ccctgcgGTTCCGGTTGCTGAAGCACACACGTCTCAACGTTGTTGCCTTCCTCAATGAATTACCCAAAACCCAGCATGACGTCAATTCCTTTGTGGTAGACATAAGTGCCCAGACA AGCACATTGCTGTGTTTTTCTGTCAATGGGGTCTTCAAGGAAG TGGATGGGAAGTCTCGGGATTCTCTGCGAGCCTTCACCCGGACATTCATTGCTGTTCCTGCCAGCAATTCAGG GCTATGTATTGTAAATGATGAGCTCTTTGTGCGGAATGCCAGCTCTGAAGAGATCCAAAGAGCCTTCGCCATGCCTGCGCCCACTCCTTCTTCCAGCCCAgtgcccaccctctccccagagCAGCAGGAAATGTTGCAGGCATTCTCTACCCAGTCCGGCATGAACCTTGAGTGGTCCCAGAA GTGCCTTCAGGACAACAACTGGGACTACACCAGATCCGCGCAGGTCTTCACTCATCTCAAG GCCAAGGGCGAGATCCCAGAAGTGGCATTCATGAAGTGA
- the TMEM223 gene encoding transmembrane protein 223, producing the protein MAALWLRWLRGLPVMLRPLLTRRLVYDATPTRDVLLFEHERGRFFAILGLFCAGQGVFWASLAVATLSRPPVPVQPRDAKAPDGGLLDLRSALWRYGLAVGCGAIGGLVLGAGLLFSLRSVRSVMLRAGGQQVTLTTHAPFGLGAHFTVPLNQVSCMAHRGEVPAMLPLKVKGRRFYFLLDKAGHFPNTKLFDNTVGAYRSL; encoded by the exons ATGGCGGCGCTGTGGCTGCGCTGGCTCAGGGGGCTGCCGGTCATGTTGCGACCCCTGCTCACCCGCCGGTTGGTGTACGACGCGACCCCGACACGGGACGTGCTGCTGTTCGAACATGAAAGGGGTCGCTTCTTCGCCATCCTCGGGCTTTTCTGCGCCGGCCAGGGCGTCTTCTGGGCCTCCCTGGCCGTGGCAACGTTGTCCCGGCCCCCGGTCCCTGTGCAGCCTCGGGACGCGAAGGCCCCGGATGGTGGCCTCTTGGACCTGCGCTCTGCGCTCTGGCGCTACGGGCTGGCGGTCGGCTGCGGCGCCATCG GAGGCCTGGTACTTGGTGCTggtcttctcttctccctccgtTCTGTGCGCTCAGTGATGCTTCGAGCTGGAGGACAGCAGGTGACCCTCACCACTCATGCCCCCTTTGGCTTGGGGGCCCATTTCACTGTTCCCTTGAACCAGGTGTCCTGCATGGCCCACCGGGGTGAAGTCCCTGCCATGTTGCCTCTGAAGGTCAAAGGCCGGCGCTTCTATTTCCTCTTGGACAAAGCTGGACACTTCCCCAACACAAAACTCTTTGACAATACTGTGGGTGCCTACCGGAGCTTGTGA
- the TAF6L gene encoding TAF6-like RNA polymerase II p300/CBP-associated factor-associated factor 65 kDa subunit 6L isoform X1, which yields MSEREERRFVEIPRESVRLMAESTGLELSDEVAALLAEDVCYRLREATQNSSQFMKHTKRRKLTVEDFNRALRWSSVEAVCGYGSQEALPLRPAREGELYFPEDREVNLVELALATNIPKGCAETAVRVHVSYLDGKGNLAPQGSVPSAVSSLTDDLLKYYQQVTRAVLGDDPQLMKVALQDLQTNSKIAALLPYFVYVVSGVKSVSHDLEQLHRLLQVARSLVRNPHLCLGPYVRSLVGSVLYCVLEPLAASINPLNDHWTLRDGAALLLSHIFWTHGDLVSGLYQQILLSLQKVLADPVRPLCSHYGAVVGLHALGWKAVERVLYPHLSTYWTNLQAVLDDYSVSNAQVKADGHKVYGAILVAVERLLKMKAQAAEPNRSSQSGSGCRRPDDLPWDSLLLQESSSGGGAEPGFGSGLPLPSGAAGPEDPSPSVTLADIYRELYAFFGDSLATRFGTGQPAPTAPRPPGDKKEPAAAPDSVRKMPQLTASAMVSPHGDESPRGGGGGPPSASAPAASESRPLPRVHRARGAPRQQGPGAGTRDVFQKSRFAPRGTPHFRFIIAGRQAGRRCRGRLFQTAFPAPYGPSPASRYVQKLPMIGRTGRPARRWALSDYSLYLPL from the exons ATGTCGGAGCGAGAAGAGCGGCGCTTTGTGGAGATTCCTCGGGAGTCAGTCCGGCTCATGGCGGAGAGCACAGGCCTAGAGCTGAGTGACGAAGTGGCAGCCCTGCTCGCAGAGGACGTGTGCTACCGTCTCAGGGAGGCTACGCAG AATAGCTCTCAGTTCATGAAGCACACCAAACGGCGGAAGCTGACAGTTGAGGACTTCAACAGAGCCCTCAGATGGAGCAGTGTGGAG GCTGTGTGTGGTTATGGATCCCAGGAGGCACTGCCCCTGCGCCCTGCCAGGGAGGGTGAGCTCTACTTTCCTGAGGACCGAGAGGTGAACCTGGTGGAGCTGGCTCTGGCCACCAACATCCCCAAAGGCTGTGCTGAGACGGCTGTCAGAG TTCACGTCTCCTACTTGGATGGCAAAGGGAACCTGGCACCTCAAGGATCAG TGCCCAGCGCCGTGTCCTCCCTGACGGATGACCTTCTCAAGTACTATCAGCAGGTGACTCGGGCTGTGCTAGGGGATGATCCCCAGCTGATGAAG GTCGCTCTCCAGGACTTGCAGACGAACTCCAAGATTGCAGCGCTCCTGCCTTACTTTGTTTATGTGGTCAGTGGG GTAAAATCTGTAAGCCATGACCTGGAGCAGCTGCACCGGCTTCTGCAGGTGGCACGGAGCCTGGTTCGGAATCCACACCTCTGCCTGGGACCCTACGTCCGCTCCCTGGTGGGCAGTGTCCTCTACTGTGTCCTGGAGCCACTGGCTGCCTCCATCAACCCCCTGAATGACCACTGGACTCTGCGGGATGGGGCTGCCCTCCTGCTCAGCCACATATTCTG GACTCATGGAGACCTTGTAAGTGGCCTCTATCAGCAGATCCTGCTCTCCCTGCAGAAGGTCCTGGCAGACCCTGTGCGGCCTCTGTGCTCTCACTATGGAGCTGTGGTGGGGCTACATGCTCTTGGCTGGAAG GCAGTAGAACGAGTCCTGTACCCACACCTGTCCACTTACTGGACAAACCTGCAGGCTGTGCTGGATGATTATTCAGTATCTAATGCCCAGGTCAAAGCAGATGGGCACAAAGTCTATGGAGCCATTCTG GTGGCCGTAGAGCGACTGCTGAAGATGAAGGCTCAGGCAGCAGAGCCCAACCGGAGTAGCCAAAGCGGCAGTGGGTGCCGGCGTCCTGACGACCTGCCTTGGGACAGCCTTCTCCTGCAAGAGTCTTCCTCCGGGGGCGGTGCAGAGCCAGGCTTTGGGTCTGGACTCCCGCTGCCATCAGGGGCCGCGGGGCCGGAGGACCCTTCTCCTTCAGTGACCCTGGCGGACATCTACCGGGAGCTGTACGCTTTCTTCGGTGACAGTCTGGCAACTCGCTTCGGCACAGGCCAGCCCGCGCCCACGGCCCCGCGGCCGCCCGGGGACAAGAAGGAGCCGGCGGCCGCCCCGGACTCGGTGCGGAAGATGCCCCAGCTGACCGCCAGCGCCATGGTCAGCCCGCACGGCGACGAGAGCCCtcgaggaggcggcggcggcccgcCGTCGGCTTCCGCGCCCGCCGCCTCTGAAAGCAGGCCGCTGCCGCGTGTGCACCGGGCGCGGGGGGCGCCCCGGCAGCAGGGTCCCGGCGCCGGCACCCGCGACGTCTTCCAGAAGAGCCGCTTCGCCCCGCGCGGCACCCCCCATTTCCGGTTTATCATCGCTGGGCGGCAGGCCGGGAGGCGCTGCCGCGGGCGCCTTTTCCAGACTGCCTTCCCCGCGCCGTACGGGCCCAGCCCGGCCTCCCGCTACGTGCAGAAGCTGCCCATGATTGGCCGCAccggccgccccgcccgccgctGGGCGCTCTCGGACTACTCGCTGTACCTGCCGCTCTGA